The following are encoded together in the Variovorax sp. PBS-H4 genome:
- a CDS encoding AMP-binding protein, protein MTRLPDRPEQPLHEYLRAHARERGGHPACIWYGHAMSYAELDAASDAFAARLQAIGVKKGDPVVLFLNNCPQYLAAHFGIQKIGAVVCPSGPLNKEHELAYQVNDLNARVIVAASSLLPVVDKVRAQSALAHVFVVHYADLLPPAPTLDLPGDLAAAQREPRVVPEACEDFLAVMKSGARPSPVDLSMDDVALMTYTSGTTGLPKGAMLSYGNALFKTRAAADCNGVAAGDVLLSIAPLYHIAGMLMGVNVPVLTGASSVLLHRFEPRAVLQAIERYRVSWWYSIAPMNVACMQVQGIESFDLSSLRMNPVTSFGITFTEPLAAQWRGFAKNCVSFEAAYGLSETHTCDTYTPHHAPRWGTQGIAVPGVTIRIVDPDTGAERPVGEIGEIVLTSPGSFKGYWNKPEATTATLRGGWVHTGDMGKLDADGYLTFIGRFKEMIKVSGYSVFPEEVETILIKHPAVAQAAVIAEPDAEKGEVVKAFVVRKPGAEIEADALVAWARENMAPYKAPRTVRFIDALPTTGAGKVLRRLLKDPS, encoded by the coding sequence ATGACCCGGCTCCCCGATCGCCCCGAGCAGCCCCTGCACGAGTACCTGCGCGCACATGCGCGCGAACGCGGCGGCCATCCCGCCTGCATCTGGTACGGCCATGCGATGAGCTACGCCGAGCTCGATGCCGCGAGCGACGCCTTCGCTGCGCGGCTGCAGGCCATCGGCGTCAAGAAGGGCGATCCGGTCGTGCTTTTCCTCAACAACTGCCCGCAGTACCTGGCGGCGCACTTCGGCATCCAGAAGATCGGTGCGGTCGTGTGCCCCAGCGGCCCGCTCAACAAGGAGCATGAGCTGGCCTACCAGGTCAACGACCTGAATGCGCGCGTGATCGTCGCTGCCTCTTCGCTGCTGCCGGTCGTGGACAAGGTGCGTGCGCAGAGTGCGTTGGCGCACGTGTTCGTCGTGCACTATGCCGACCTCCTGCCGCCCGCACCCACGCTCGATCTCCCGGGCGACCTCGCCGCGGCGCAGCGTGAGCCGCGGGTCGTGCCCGAAGCTTGCGAGGACTTCCTCGCCGTCATGAAGAGCGGCGCCCGTCCGTCGCCCGTCGACCTGTCGATGGACGACGTGGCCCTGATGACCTACACCTCCGGCACCACCGGCCTGCCCAAGGGCGCGATGCTGAGCTACGGCAATGCGCTCTTCAAGACCCGCGCCGCCGCCGATTGCAATGGCGTGGCTGCGGGCGACGTGCTGCTGTCCATCGCGCCGCTCTATCACATCGCCGGCATGCTGATGGGCGTCAACGTGCCGGTACTCACCGGCGCCAGCTCGGTGCTGCTGCATCGCTTCGAGCCGCGTGCGGTGCTCCAGGCCATCGAGCGCTACCGCGTCAGCTGGTGGTACAGCATTGCGCCGATGAACGTGGCCTGCATGCAGGTGCAGGGCATCGAAAGCTTCGACTTGTCCAGCCTGCGGATGAACCCTGTCACCAGCTTCGGCATCACCTTCACCGAGCCCCTGGCCGCGCAATGGCGCGGCTTTGCGAAGAACTGCGTGTCCTTCGAGGCCGCCTATGGCTTGTCGGAGACCCACACCTGCGACACCTATACGCCGCACCATGCGCCGCGCTGGGGGACGCAGGGGATCGCGGTGCCGGGCGTCACTATTCGCATCGTCGACCCCGACACCGGCGCGGAGCGGCCGGTAGGCGAGATCGGAGAGATCGTGCTCACCAGCCCCGGCAGCTTCAAGGGCTACTGGAACAAGCCGGAGGCGACCACCGCGACGCTGCGCGGCGGCTGGGTGCACACCGGCGACATGGGCAAGCTCGATGCCGATGGCTATCTCACCTTCATCGGCCGCTTCAAGGAAATGATCAAGGTCTCGGGCTACAGCGTCTTCCCCGAAGAGGTCGAGACCATACTCATCAAGCACCCGGCGGTGGCACAGGCGGCGGTGATTGCCGAGCCCGATGCGGAGAAGGGGGAGGTGGTGAAGGCCTTCGTCGTGCGCAAGCCCGGTGCCGAGATCGAAGCCGACGCGCTGGTCGCCTGGGCGCGCGAGAACATGGCGCCCTACAAGGCGCCGCGCACAGTGCGCTTCATCGACGCGCTGCCCACCACGGGCGCCGGCAAGGTGCTGCGCCGGCTGCTGAAAGACCCTTCCTGA
- a CDS encoding TetR/AcrR family transcriptional regulator, which yields MGITSATPHKPSGRTELPQGTGRQRTATAGTDVQRERILQAAAQLFAAQGYANTTMAQIVRALEVTKPFVYYYFRDKQEIFETLSWQPTVDCFTSLDFAEGDPRPAVEKVKEGIERLIRATVAHHPCAFFPYREPQVYRPEYVAAQKKLAHHFYDRLCPLLEEARRDGDLDFRETKITALAALSLPGFLYSWYRPEGRLSPDEVAAELVQLSWRVLGLRQRGG from the coding sequence ATGGGTATAACCTCGGCGACACCGCACAAACCCTCTGGGCGCACCGAGCTGCCGCAAGGCACCGGCCGCCAGCGCACGGCCACCGCGGGGACCGACGTCCAGCGCGAGCGGATCCTGCAGGCCGCGGCGCAGCTCTTCGCCGCGCAGGGCTACGCCAACACCACCATGGCGCAGATCGTTCGCGCGCTGGAGGTCACCAAGCCCTTCGTCTACTACTACTTCCGCGACAAGCAGGAGATCTTCGAGACGCTCTCGTGGCAGCCGACGGTCGACTGCTTCACCTCGCTGGATTTCGCCGAGGGCGATCCGCGGCCGGCGGTCGAGAAAGTGAAGGAAGGCATCGAGCGCCTGATCCGCGCGACGGTGGCCCATCATCCCTGCGCGTTCTTCCCGTACCGTGAGCCACAGGTCTACCGCCCCGAGTACGTCGCGGCGCAGAAGAAGCTGGCGCACCATTTCTACGATCGCCTCTGCCCCTTGCTCGAGGAGGCGCGGCGCGACGGTGACCTGGACTTCCGCGAGACCAAGATCACCGCGCTGGCCGCGCTCAGCCTCCCGGGCTTCCTCTACAGCTGGTACCGGCCCGAGGGCCGCCTCTCGCCGGACGAGGTGGCGGCCGAGCTGGTGCAGCTCTCGTGGCGCGTGCTGGGCCTGCGCCAGCGCGGTGGCTGA